A window of Staphylococcus lloydii genomic DNA:
ATGTTGGTGATGATGAAGCACCCTTCGTTGAAAAATGGGAAGACGAGAATAATGTAACGGTAGATTATGTACCAGATTCACTTACTCGTGAAAATATTGATGAGGTTTCTGGATATGATGGTTTATGCCTAAGTCATAATGGCCCATTCGATAATAGTTTACTGAAAGATTTAAAAAGCATGGGAATTAAACAAATTGCACAAAGAAGTGCAGGGTATGATATGTATGATCTAGAAACAGCGACAGCAAATAATATTAAAATTACTAACGTACCAAGTTATTCTCCGAATTCCATAGCAGAGTATGCAGTTACAGGCGCGTTATATTTTGTTAGAAAAATACCGACTGTACAACAACATGTTGCTAAACAGGATTTTAGATGGCAACCAACCATTATGGCCCGTCCAATTAAAGGACTCACTGTTGCTGTAATAGGCACTGGTAGAATCGGTTATATTACTGCTGAATTATTTCATCATATGGGATGTAATGTTATTGGTTTTGACATACAAACTCATCCGCAAGCAGAAAACTTTATTACATATAAAAACACGGTACAAGAAGCGGTTAAAGATGCAGACATTGTAACTGTGCATACACCAGC
This region includes:
- a CDS encoding D-2-hydroxyacid dehydrogenase, with the translated sequence MKLKLFDVGDDEAPFVEKWEDENNVTVDYVPDSLTRENIDEVSGYDGLCLSHNGPFDNSLLKDLKSMGIKQIAQRSAGYDMYDLETATANNIKITNVPSYSPNSIAEYAVTGALYFVRKIPTVQQHVAKQDFRWQPTIMARPIKGLTVAVIGTGRIGYITAELFHHMGCNVIGFDIQTHPQAENFITYKNTVQEAVKDADIVTVHTPATKDTINMFDQALFNYFKEGAIFINCARGVLVDTKALIHALDTNKLSGAVIDTYENEASYFRKDFSSSEIEDDLLQSLIKRDDILLSPHIAFYTNESVENLVERSLNSTMEIIRHGDSEYVVNK